A stretch of the bacterium genome encodes the following:
- a CDS encoding MATE family efflux transporter, with protein MNPDSNAAMTRGRPTAASLLRVHDGREIMALALPNILTMLSQTMMWTVDTALLGRVDSASLAAAGLGGMITWCGYSLFNNLSRISGTFVAQAHGGGDDELVGHYAWQGLYIALLTGVLLTFAGWYSYLVLPWTRNPAEVQALTYTYIQWRSVSAVATQVSFAVTGFFAGRRDVRVPMWCGLLGNLVNVVLDIWLIFGWSGFTLGGVTWLAVPAMGIKGASIATSIGTFVNAAALVGFALAPSLRARYRIHRARWPDRHALARLVRVGSPAAGENFVDMGGFVMFSIFVGTAGAVPLAASQITIQLLSFSFMPLWGLTMAAGVLTGNCLGAGDPGRATHYGRQVYKLGAYYSLLLAVIMVALRDHIFGVFTNDPLILALGPSLAVAAAVFQYFDGVRMVSSGILQGAGDTRYAMIVTAILMWGMFIPLTWYLVVASGGNVITAWMGASLCYLLQGWFLWRRFVSGKWQHARIFG; from the coding sequence ATGAACCCGGATTCGAACGCCGCGATGACCCGCGGACGCCCCACTGCGGCGTCCCTTCTGCGCGTCCACGACGGGCGCGAGATCATGGCCCTCGCACTGCCGAACATCCTGACGATGCTCTCGCAGACCATGATGTGGACCGTCGACACGGCCCTGCTCGGGCGGGTCGACAGCGCCTCGCTGGCGGCCGCCGGCCTGGGCGGCATGATCACCTGGTGCGGCTACTCGCTGTTCAACAACCTCAGCCGCATCAGCGGCACCTTCGTCGCGCAGGCGCACGGCGGCGGCGACGACGAACTGGTGGGACACTACGCCTGGCAGGGCCTGTACATCGCGCTGCTGACCGGCGTGCTGCTCACCTTCGCCGGCTGGTACAGCTACCTGGTGCTGCCGTGGACGCGCAACCCCGCCGAGGTGCAGGCGCTGACCTACACCTACATCCAGTGGCGCAGCGTGAGCGCGGTCGCCACGCAGGTGTCGTTCGCCGTCACCGGGTTCTTTGCCGGGCGGCGCGATGTGCGCGTGCCCATGTGGTGCGGCCTGCTCGGCAACCTGGTCAACGTGGTGCTCGACATCTGGCTCATCTTCGGCTGGTCGGGCTTCACCCTGGGCGGCGTCACCTGGCTGGCCGTGCCGGCCATGGGCATCAAGGGTGCCTCGATCGCCACCAGCATCGGCACCTTCGTCAATGCTGCGGCCTTGGTCGGGTTCGCCCTGGCGCCCAGCCTGCGGGCCCGCTATCGCATCCACCGTGCGCGGTGGCCCGACCGCCACGCCCTGGCGCGGCTCGTGCGCGTGGGCAGCCCCGCCGCGGGCGAGAACTTCGTCGACATGGGCGGCTTCGTCATGTTCTCGATCTTCGTCGGCACCGCCGGCGCCGTGCCGCTGGCCGCCTCGCAGATCACGATCCAGCTGTTGTCGTTCAGCTTCATGCCGCTGTGGGGCCTGACCATGGCCGCCGGCGTGCTGACCGGCAACTGCCTGGGCGCCGGCGACCCCGGACGCGCCACGCACTACGGTCGCCAGGTGTACAAGCTGGGCGCCTACTATTCGCTGCTGCTGGCGGTGATCATGGTGGCGCTGCGCGACCACATCTTCGGCGTGTTCACGAACGACCCGCTGATCCTGGCGCTGGGACCGTCGCTGGCCGTGGCGGCAGCCGTCTTCCAGTACTTCGACGGCGTGCGCATGGTCAGCAGCGGCATCCTGCAGGGCGCGGGCGACACGCGCTACGCGATGATCGTCACCGCCATCCTGATGTGGGGCATGTTCATCCCGCTGACCTGGTACCTGGTCGTCGCGAGCGGCGGCAACGTGATCACCGCCTGGATGGGCGCCAGCCTCTGCTACCTGCTCCAGGGCTGGTTCCTGTGGCGCCGCTTCGTCTCGGGAAAGTGGCAGCACGCACGCATCTTCGGGTGA
- the aroA gene encoding 3-phosphoshikimate 1-carboxyvinyltransferase, giving the protein MNRPLARATAPLRGGLTVPGDKSISHRVVLLSLLADGPCRATGWLDSADTRSSLEAVRALGAVAHLVGDELTITPPPARPVQDLAIDCGNSGTTARLLMGLLAGWLRAGDGAVTLTGDASLCGRPMGRVVEPLRRMGADLAWAGEHGLLPVVVRGAALRGCDHALPVASAQVKSALLLAGLGAAGVTTVRGADGSRDHTELMLRGLGVPVTGTPEAPAVAGPRSLASFSATVPGDPSSAAFFQVAAAAAPGSEVTVHGQSLNPTRIGALAVLARAGAGVVFAAAAGVNAAAGGEPRGDVCVRAGRLSAFTVEGHEVPSLVDEIPALAVLATQCAGRSVFRGAGELRVKESDRLSLLARNLRRLGATITETEDGLVIDGPCSLQGGAPGAPLELETAGDHRIAMAMAVASLFTKGETALDDEGCVAVSFPGFFSVMERLLDGGARPRP; this is encoded by the coding sequence ATGAACCGTCCCCTCGCGCGCGCGACAGCGCCCCTGCGCGGCGGGCTGACCGTGCCCGGCGACAAGTCGATCTCGCATCGCGTGGTCCTGCTGTCCCTGCTGGCCGACGGCCCCTGCCGGGCCACGGGCTGGCTGGACAGCGCCGACACGCGCAGCAGCCTCGAGGCCGTGCGCGCCCTCGGCGCCGTCGCGCACCTGGTCGGCGACGAACTGACGATCACGCCGCCGCCGGCCAGGCCGGTGCAGGACCTGGCCATCGACTGCGGCAACAGCGGCACCACGGCGCGGCTGCTCATGGGCCTGCTTGCGGGCTGGCTCAGGGCGGGCGACGGCGCCGTCACGCTGACGGGCGACGCCTCGCTGTGCGGGCGCCCCATGGGGCGCGTCGTCGAACCGCTGCGGCGCATGGGCGCCGACCTTGCCTGGGCCGGGGAGCACGGGCTCCTGCCGGTGGTCGTGCGGGGCGCGGCGCTGCGCGGTTGCGACCACGCGCTGCCGGTGGCCTCGGCGCAGGTGAAGTCTGCCCTGCTGCTGGCGGGCCTCGGCGCGGCGGGCGTCACGACGGTGCGCGGCGCCGACGGTTCGCGCGACCATACCGAACTGATGCTGCGGGGGCTGGGCGTGCCCGTGACCGGAACGCCGGAGGCGCCTGCGGTCGCGGGCCCGCGCAGCCTGGCCTCATTCTCCGCCACGGTGCCGGGCGACCCTTCGTCGGCCGCGTTCTTCCAGGTGGCCGCCGCGGCGGCGCCGGGCTCAGAGGTCACCGTGCACGGGCAGTCGCTCAACCCCACGCGCATCGGCGCGCTGGCCGTGCTGGCGCGCGCCGGGGCAGGTGTCGTGTTCGCTGCGGCCGCCGGCGTGAACGCAGCCGCGGGCGGCGAACCCCGCGGGGACGTGTGCGTGCGCGCGGGGCGCCTCTCGGCGTTCACCGTCGAAGGCCACGAGGTGCCGTCGCTCGTCGACGAGATCCCGGCGCTGGCGGTGTTGGCCACGCAGTGCGCCGGCCGCTCCGTCTTCCGCGGCGCGGGCGAGCTGCGCGTGAAGGAATCCGACCGGCTGTCGCTCCTGGCGCGCAACCTGCGACGATTGGGCGCGACGATCACGGAGACCGAAGACGGCCTCGTGATCGACGGCCCCTGTTCGCTGCAGGGCGGCGCGCCCGGTGCGCCACTCGAGCTCGAAACCGCCGGCGACCATCGCATCGCGATGGCGATGGCCGTCGCATCTTTGTTTACTAAAGGTGAAACCGCACTTGATGACGAGGGCTGTGTAGCGGTATCATTCCCGGGATTCTTCAGCGTCATGGAGCGCCTGCTCGACGGAGGCGCGCGGCCACGGCCCTGA
- a CDS encoding response regulator: protein MSDDGMGMDERTSRHIFEPFYTTKIAGKGTGLGLATVKGIVDQNGGYIDLESAPGRGATFNILLPRTLVEPAIEPVPELPVNLSEGGTVLLVEDDDRLRELTGALLAKFGFTVLSAATPLAALQVYQKNPDAFRLLVTDIVMPGMNGRELHECLAELRPGLRAVFMSGYAEQGIIDPGSLKPGLAFLPKPFHRADLERAIRSALGAAVAEHPRRAAGGD, encoded by the coding sequence GTGAGCGACGACGGCATGGGCATGGACGAACGCACCAGCCGCCACATCTTCGAGCCGTTCTACACGACAAAGATCGCGGGCAAGGGCACCGGCCTGGGCCTGGCGACCGTGAAGGGGATCGTCGACCAGAACGGCGGCTACATCGACCTGGAGAGCGCACCGGGACGGGGGGCGACATTCAACATCCTGCTGCCGCGTACCCTGGTCGAGCCTGCGATCGAGCCGGTCCCCGAGCTGCCCGTGAACCTGTCCGAGGGCGGTACGGTCCTGCTGGTCGAGGACGACGACCGCCTGCGCGAGCTGACCGGCGCCCTGCTGGCCAAGTTCGGCTTCACGGTGCTGTCGGCGGCCACGCCGCTGGCGGCCCTGCAGGTCTACCAGAAGAACCCCGATGCGTTCCGGCTGCTGGTGACCGACATCGTGATGCCGGGCATGAACGGGCGTGAGCTGCACGAGTGCCTGGCCGAACTGCGGCCGGGACTGCGGGCCGTGTTCATGTCGGGCTACGCGGAGCAGGGCATCATCGATCCGGGCTCGCTGAAGCCCGGCCTCGCGTTCCTGCCCAAGCCCTTCCATCGCGCCGACCTCGAGCGCGCCATCCGCTCCGCACTCGGGGCCGCGGTGGCCGAACATCCCCGGCGGGCAGCCGGCGGCGACTGA
- a CDS encoding PAS domain S-box protein, which translates to MDRWQPTQDELLDAMAAAPDGMCVTDPTGRVLFVNNAFAALCSDNAVALRGRLLPALLAAGPEPDFAAELQRILDQGWGAYEASLIDREGRARRVGVTARVCGHGARCSIIHMMRDVTRERRAEDDLRDARQLLQSVVAQSPTAIIGWDIRFRVTEWNHAAVRIFGWEKHEAIGRHARFIVPLPERQQVDGVWNELLRTSGGRRSANDNLRRDGRVIRCDWYNVPVYDDAGRVTGVMSLVEDVTEKQRLQQDREILTRAIDQSDDAFVMTDREGTILYVNKAFEKMTGYALRDVVGRNPRLMQSGLHDSAFYEDMWETITSGRTWRGDLINRRKDGVLYTENMTITAVFGPNGDITNFVAAKRDVTRLRELDERSRQSQKMEAIGRLAGGIAHDFNNMLNVIIGYAEMASEALPPNHPVASDIREIERAAQRSADLTRQLLTFSRKQVIEPRPVCLNESVADLAKTLGRLIGEHIALEFHPDPELWRAMIDPAQVDQILANLAANARDAMPRGGHLVIRTANRNVDEEFCEAHLGLEPGSTCT; encoded by the coding sequence ATGGACCGCTGGCAGCCCACCCAAGACGAACTCCTGGACGCCATGGCCGCCGCGCCCGACGGGATGTGCGTGACCGACCCGACCGGGCGCGTGCTCTTCGTCAACAACGCGTTCGCCGCGCTGTGCAGCGACAATGCCGTGGCGCTGCGCGGCCGCCTGCTGCCGGCATTGCTGGCGGCGGGCCCCGAGCCCGATTTCGCGGCCGAACTGCAGCGGATCCTTGACCAGGGCTGGGGCGCCTACGAGGCCAGCCTCATCGACCGCGAGGGCCGGGCACGTCGGGTCGGCGTGACCGCCCGCGTGTGCGGCCACGGGGCGCGGTGCAGCATCATTCATATGATGCGCGACGTCACCCGGGAGCGGCGGGCCGAGGACGACCTGCGCGACGCCCGGCAGCTCCTGCAGTCGGTCGTGGCCCAGTCGCCGACGGCGATCATCGGCTGGGATATCCGGTTCCGGGTCACCGAATGGAACCACGCCGCCGTGCGCATCTTCGGCTGGGAAAAGCACGAGGCGATCGGCCGGCACGCACGGTTCATCGTGCCGCTCCCGGAGCGGCAGCAGGTCGACGGCGTCTGGAACGAGCTGCTGCGCACGAGCGGCGGCCGGCGCTCGGCCAACGACAACCTGCGCCGTGACGGACGCGTCATCCGCTGCGACTGGTACAACGTTCCGGTCTACGACGACGCCGGGCGGGTGACGGGCGTCATGTCGCTGGTCGAGGACGTGACCGAGAAGCAGCGCCTGCAACAGGACCGCGAGATCCTGACCCGCGCCATCGACCAGTCCGACGACGCCTTCGTCATGACCGATCGTGAAGGCACCATCCTCTACGTGAACAAGGCGTTCGAGAAGATGACCGGCTACGCGCTGCGCGACGTGGTCGGGCGGAATCCGCGGCTCATGCAGAGCGGCCTGCACGACAGCGCATTCTACGAGGACATGTGGGAGACCATCACGTCGGGTCGGACGTGGCGCGGCGACCTGATCAACCGTCGCAAGGACGGCGTTCTCTACACCGAGAACATGACGATCACCGCCGTCTTCGGCCCGAACGGCGACATCACCAATTTCGTGGCCGCCAAGCGCGACGTGACCCGCCTGCGGGAACTGGATGAACGTTCGCGGCAGAGCCAGAAGATGGAGGCCATCGGCCGCCTGGCCGGGGGCATCGCGCACGACTTCAACAACATGCTCAACGTCATCATCGGCTATGCCGAGATGGCGTCAGAGGCGCTGCCGCCGAACCACCCGGTGGCCTCCGACATTCGCGAGATCGAGCGGGCCGCGCAGCGCTCGGCCGACCTCACGCGGCAGCTGTTGACGTTCTCCCGCAAGCAGGTCATCGAACCGCGGCCCGTCTGCCTCAACGAGAGCGTCGCCGACCTGGCCAAGACCCTCGGGCGCCTGATCGGCGAGCACATCGCGCTCGAATTCCACCCCGATCCCGAGCTCTGGCGCGCCATGATCGACCCTGCGCAGGTCGACCAGATCCTGGCCAACCTGGCCGCGAACGCGCGCGATGCCATGCCGCGCGGCGGGCACCTGGTCATCCGCACGGCCAACCGCAACGTGGACGAGGAGTTCTGCGAGGCGCACCTGGGACTCGAGCCGGGGAGTACGTGCACCTGA